A part of Apostichopus japonicus isolate 1M-3 chromosome 10, ASM3797524v1, whole genome shotgun sequence genomic DNA contains:
- the LOC139975099 gene encoding cytoplasmic protein NCK2-like, which yields MAERGAGEEDNVVLRAVKNYKAQDRILGLSFRTDCLFVLLNKHEIVPRNRRKLFFVYDVAGKYGFVPKAYVKDRHESPQLRNIGTAIENYVPVESTELRLTVGDIIEITDKTPKGWFNGICGDREGWFPGDFVKEDFTFEGETALTYQFTVQALNSYNTDAPGELPFSAFECFDIIKRPNTTDTYWIGRNKSGRIGKVPKDRLDERVDLPTVLLGWSWYHHDCTRSQAKVFMNRICNVPNHYLIRPAAQPGDFAATVSYGKNSDPLNILIKTSLRGYEIDNKFFDSLESIVDHYSTHPIHIDHNDREIIGRQIFLHHIVERPNQGGR from the exons ATGGCGGAGAGAGGAGCTGGAGAAGAAGATAATGTAGTACTTCGAGCAGTTAAAAACTATAAAGCACAGGATCGAATCCTTGGACTATCTTTCAGAACAGATTGTCTGTTTGTCCTATTGAATAAGCATGAGATTGTACCTAGAAATAGACGGAAGCTGTTTTTCGTTTACGACGTGGCGGGAAAATATGGATTTGTTCCGAAAGCTTATGTCAAGGACAGGCACGAAAGTCCCCAACTTCGGAATATAGGCACGGCTATTGAAAATTACGTACCTGTGGAATCGACAGAGTTACGTCTAACAGTCGGCGATATCATCGAGATTACAGATAAAACCCCCAAAGGATGGTTTAATGGAATCTGTGGTGACCGAGAGGGATGGTTTCCTGGCGATTTCGTTAAAGAAGATTTTACATTTGAGGGCGAGACCGCATTGACATACCAGTTTACCGTGCAAGCATTGAACTCTTATAATACCGATGCTCCAGGTGAATTACCTTTCTCAGCCTTTGAGTGTTTCGATATTATAAAGCGACCGAATACGACGGATACTTATTGGATAGGACGGAATAAATCGGGTAGGATCGGCAAGGTACCAAAAGATCGACTAGATGAACGAGTAGACTTGCCTACAGTTCTACTTGGTTGGTCTTGGTATCATCATGATTGCACGAGAAGTCAAGCCAAAGTATTCATGAATCGTATATGCAATGTACCGAACCATTACCTCATAAGGCCCGCTGCACAA CCTGGTGACTTCGCAGCTACTGTTTCCTATGGCAAGAATAGTGACCCGTTAAATATTCTGATAAAAACATCTCTACGTGGGTACGAGATTGACAACAAATTCTTTGATAGTCTTGAATCTATTGTTGATCACTACAGTACACATCCGATACACATCGACCACAACGACCGCGAAATTATTGGCCGACAGATTTTTCTTCATCACATTGTTGAAAGACCCAACCAAGGTGGTCGTTAA
- the LOC139975122 gene encoding cytoplasmic protein NCK2-like, with amino-acid sequence MAEAREASRNDLVFLEAKGSFVPKDTASGLTFTKGSHFLLINDIPHRKGLYFAQNIAGRYGFIPINKMKKRTKLDWLQRDRFIRSIEERTNRTRQRPLDQNVCIAIDNYIPSAACASTELRVQKDDVIKIIERRSDGWFFGASNGKRGWFPQHYAQESFKMEGSLPLLYQFTVEAKISFLSTKSDELGFSAMEQLDIIQRPTTVDSVWVARNRDGKMGLIPRSRVDEKPDKDSVLFYWPWYHSPCTRQAAENILKPMKSFANHFLVRDSESYPGSFTICATTGVDGRILHLVVQTTMDGYKINELVFDSLAELITYHKSHAIFDSAPGQSDGYQIFLLHYESRLIL; translated from the exons ATGGCGGAGGCGAGAGAAGCAAGTAGAAATGATTTGGTCTTTCTAGAAGCTAAGGGTAGTTTCGTTCCAAAAGATACTGCCAGTGGATTAACATTTACTAAAGGGAGTCACTTTCTCCTCATTAATGATATTCCTCACAGGAAAGGTCTATACTTTGCTCAAAATATTGCAGGTAGATATGGTTTCATTCcaatcaataaaatgaagaagagAACCAAACTGGATTGGTTACAAAGAGACAGGTTTATAAGATCTATAGAAGAGCGGACTAATAGGACACGCCAGAGGCCATTGGATCAAAATGTGTGCATAGCCATTGACAATTACATACCATCGGCAGCTTGCGCATCCACTGAGTTGAGGGTTCAAAaggatgacgtcatcaaaattATAGAAAGGCGATCAGATGGGTGGTTTTTTGGTGCAAGTAACGGGAAGAGAGGTTGGTTTCCACAGCACTATGCCCAAGAATCTTTCAAAATGGAGGGCAGTTTGCCGTTGCTTTATCAGTTTACCGTCGAAGCGAAGATCTCATTCCTTAGTACTAAGAGCGACGAATTAGGATTTTCGGCAATGGAGCAGTTAGATATCATCCAGAGACCGACTACCGTAGATTCCGTGTGGGTGGCACGGAACAGAGATGGCAAAATGGGGTTAATACCGAGATCCCGTGTGGACGAAAAACCGGACAAAGATAGCGTGTTGTTCTATTGGCCTTGGTACCATAGTCCGTGTACACGGCAAGcagctgaaaatattttaaaaccaaTGAAGAGTTTTGCAAATCACTTCTTGGTGAGAGATTCCGAATCATAC CCTGGCAGCTTTACTATCTGCGCTACGACTGGTGTCGATGGTCGGATATTACATCTTGTTGTACAAACGACAATGGACGGGTACAAAATAAACGAACTAGTTTTTGACTCTCTAGCAGAATTAATCACTTACCATAAATCCCACGCCATCTTTGATAGCGCCCCAGGCCAATCAGATGGATACCAAATATTTCTACTCCACTACGAAAGCAGACTGATTTTGTGA